The genomic window ACGACCTCACTTTGCTCCCCTGGCAAAGGTAGTATATAACGATTACCCAGTTGATATCACAAAATAGCAACTGGAAAAACCGCAGAACCCGGAACCACCTCGACTTGAATATCACATAGTAAAACGCATTCGAGTTTTGGGAATTGTGCTTGTACTGGACTGCGAAAACTTGGTCGTTGGTCATCTTCCATGTCACAGACTGCACtattgaaaagtataataCGTTCAAGTGAACCATACGGTGTTGCCGATTATGGTTCGTCGACGGCAACAAGaaaagcaacaaaaataacATCCACCCACCGATACACACTCCTGAAATCACAAACGCAATCACCAAGTTCCCATTCATGAAATCGTTTTTCTGCGGCTTTAGATTATATTTCTGCGAACTATCAGCCAAAGCCTTTATGAATTTCACCGTTTCATTCGCATTCGTGCAATTCACATACCACGCTGGGTAGCTCATAGTCTGGTTCCACACCGTGTGGGAATGACGTGTCCCTACAACCTGGCTGAAAGTACCGCTATTAAGCAAGTAGCCTTCGCAGCTGAAGCGTGAAACCAACGGCTTCAACCAGCTAGTGTCATCCATAGGAACTATTGCCTAACGCTGATTCCTCCACaatttaatatatatatgtatatatatatttaaactACAACATAAAACCAGCAACATAGAAAAAACTAGCACCTCCCCTCTCGAAACCTCTGCTCTGGTGTTAATCATTAGTAAAGGAATTATCGACTTGGCAAAAGTGTCTAAGCAGCAAAGCTTAAAATCttgggaaagaagagaggATAGATTTTTTCATGccaatcacgtgactaaACACACCACGTGActtaaaaaataaacacacCCAGACACCCAGATACTCAAGCACCCAGACACCAGACACCCATACACCCGTGATGGGCCTTCCCACCCACAACGCTTCTTACACAAGAAGAGCTAGCTAAGCTGCCTGCACTCATTAGGCATAGGCATAGGTATAGACAAAGAGACAAACACAGGACGAAGTGCCCCCCCCCCCCAACAATGAACTATTTGGACTCACAGACAAGACACTACCACTACGCAAGGGCCCAGCACATGTGCTGGAACTGGAACGACCCCACAAACGAAGATGGAAACCGGTTTCCCTTGCCCGACCAGGAAAGCGTACGGCAGGACGCGCATGCCGGGTTGCAGGTGAACGTGGGCGAGCCCAACAGCTACTGGGACTGCTACGTGGACGAGGACCAGTGGCAGGTGTTCCAGGACTTGTTGATGGACTGCAACGGGAACCTAACGAGAAACGACGAATCCGAGGGCAACCTTTTCAGGCACGTGATCAAAGCACGTGATCTCAAATTACCCTTACCCTTGTGAGGGCCGGAGGCGCCAGTGTGACCTGGCCCTCCTGTCCTGGCACCCCGCGCTTCCTCCCACTTCCAGAagcgttgcgttgcgttgcgttgcgttgcgttgcgttgcgttgcgttgcgttgcgttgcgttgcgttgcgttgcgttgcgttgcgttgcgttgcgttgcgttgcgttgcgttgcgttgcgttgcgttgcgttgcgttgcgttgcgttgcgttgcgttgcgttgcgttgcgttgcgttgcgatgcgatgcgataCGTTTCGATACGTTGCGGTCGTCGGAAACATCTTACGTCAGCAAAGTGCCGCATTTGCGATTAGCAAAGccatcgcatcgcatcgccCACGGCAACTAGAAtagcaaaaaaaagaggcaTACAACACTGCAAAACCAGAACCCCAGTGCTAGTCCCTTTCTTCTAGTGTCTACTGCCTACTGCCTACTGTCTACTGCCTACTGTCTGTCACTGTGCCGCAGTCTTGTCGGaattcagaaaagaaaaagctcaCATATACTGTTCATACCGGCTTGCCTGGGTTGCTTGCCTGGGTTGCTTTGCTTTGCTATGCTATGCTATGCTATGCTATGCTATGCTATGCTATGCTGTTCCGCGACGACACTACGCTAGCAGAGGCATAACTAGTTAGCCAGACTCTACTTCCAAGCCAATTGGCCAATTGGCTCCATTTCTCGGCCTCTCAAAAGAACACAATATACGTCAAGAAATACCATAACACCACACTCACCGACTGAGTGAAggtaaaagtaaaagtaaaagtaaaagtaaaagtaaaaaggTAAAGCGTGTGCTATTTTTTCGATTCGCTTCGCTTCGGTCTGCTAGAGTGGGCCAGCTTTGAGTGTGTCTCCCAGTCTAGTTCTAGTCCTCTTCATTCTCACGAGCAGTTTGAATGAGATGATTGTATAAAGGTATAAATGTACAAATGTATAAAAGCGCAGCACATTAGGGCCCAGCCATTTTGCCGCGCCCTTCTTAGTGCCACTGCCATCATGCACGCTTACAACATTCCATCGTATATGCTATATATTCTACAACCTTGTACTTGCACTTTCACTTGCACTCTCACTCTCACTCTCACTTACATAATCGCTTTGTCCGAGACTAGATCAGAAAATAGACACACAAGCTCAGTTCTAAGTTCTCAGCTCACTACACCACCCAGGGTACCCAGACACACCCTATTTACCGTGTTGGCACAATAAATCGATAGATCCAGATCCAGGTATATCTTCGGTCTGCTTTCGCTGCGTGACTTTTCTGTCCGGTCTTTAAAGCGGAAAAACGTTACCTCTGAAATAATATtagcattattattaagcctttgttttgttatcAACAACAAGTGAGAAGCAATGTCGGTTAACAACTCGCAGTCGCTCTTGAACTTGGCTAGCTTGGTACAGGAGACCGATTATGCAAACCAAGACGGAAGTGGTATAAGGAGTGGTAAATCGCAGGGCATGAGGAACGGCATACAAGGCTCAGTAAACAATATTTCTGCGGGATCGAATTTCTCGAATACTCCTAGGGTAATGCAAGGACTTGCTTTACCGCAGCTGAATTACGCTAATAAGGGCAGTGAGAAGGAGGAGGACGGCTCTAGTGTTGATATGAATGGTATGAAGAACGGAGGAGCGAACGTTGTAATGAGTGGTGGCAGCACAATGGCTTCTAGTGGGAACAGTAACAGTAATTTTAGCGATTCCAGGAATGATGGGCAAAGCCATGGGCATGGACATGAACATGGGCAAAACGACGGTTTGGGAAGCGAGAATGCTAAGGACAACGATGGTTCGATGGTCGTGAAGAATTCTGGAGACAATGAGGCCGGGTATGGGAACGAAGATGACGATAATATGAACATGAACGAGAGTGTGAATACAGGTAGGAGCACTCCGGGGTTCATGCAGTAC from Kluyveromyces marxianus DMKU3-1042 DNA, complete genome, chromosome 6 includes these protein-coding regions:
- the SWM1 gene encoding Swm1p; its protein translation is MNYLDSQTRHYHYARAQHMCWNWNDPTNEDGNRFPLPDQESVRQDAHAGLQVNVGEPNSYWDCYVDEDQWQVFQDLLMDCNGNLTRNDESEGNLFRHVIKARDLKLPLPL